The Cellulosimicrobium cellulans genome contains the following window.
ACGCCCGCGCGGGTCGCGCTGCTGTTCGACTGGGACTCCTGGTGGGCCGCCGAGATGACGGACGGCTTCAACCGCCACGCGCGCTACATCGACACCGTCCTCGCGTACTACCGCGCGCTCTGGCAGGCGAACGCCGACGTGGACGTCGTGCCCGTGACCGCCGACCTGTCGCGGTACGACGTCGTCGTGGCGCCCATGCTGCACCTGCTGAAGGGCGACGTCACCGTGCGGCTGGAGGGCGTGGCCGCCCGGGGCGGGACGGTGCTGTCGTCGTTCTGGGCGGGCCGCGTCGACGAGGACGACAACGCGTTCCTCCTGGACGCGCCCGGGCCGCTCGGCCCGCTGTTCGGGATCCGGGTCGAGGAGACGGACTCGGCCGAGCCGGGCGTCGTGAACCCCGTCGCGCTGCACGACCCCGACCTCGACGACGTCGCCGGCACCGCCGGGACGCCGGGGAGCGCCGAGGCGCCGCTCGTCGTGGGCGGCGCGCTGGTGTTCGAGGTCCTGGTGCCGCAGGGTGCCGAGGTCGTGGGGACGTACGGCGCCGAGTTCTACGCGGGAAGCCCCGCGGTCACGCGCCACCGCGTCGGGGGGACCGACGGCGTTCCCGGTGAGGCCTGGTACGTCGCCACCGCGCTCGACGAGCCGGGCGTCGCGTGGGTCGTGCGCCGCGTGCTCGACCGGCACGGCCTGGTCGGCCCCTACGCCGACGTCCCCGACCTCGAGCTCGCCCTGCGCGAGCGCGACGGCGAGCGCACCGCGTTCGTCCTCAACCACGCCCAGGAGACCGTCGAGGTCGCGGCCCACGCGTCGGGCACCGACCTGCTCACCGGCCGCCGCATCGAGCACGGCGAGATGCTCCGCCTCGACCCGACCGACGTCGTCGTGCTGCGGGAGGACCGCCCCTGACGCTCACGGGGACGAGGCGAGCCCGGCCAGGCGGCGTTGCAGGAGGCGGCGGTCGCCCTCGCGGTCGACGAGCGCGAGGGCGCGGCGCAGGTCGACGACGGCGTCCATGGGTCGCCCAGCCCGCACGAGCAGCTCGGCGCGCACCGCGGGCAGCAGGTGGTACCCCGCGAGCGCGGGCTCGGCGGCGACCGCGCCGACCGCGGTGAGCCCGGCGTCCGCGCCGTGCACCTCCGCGACCGCGACCGCGCGGTTGAGCGCCACGACCGGCGAGCCGGTGAGGTCGAGCAGCACGTCGTACAGGCCGAGGATCTGCGGCCAGTCGGTCGCGTCGGCGTCGGAGGCCTCGTCGTGCAGCGCCGCGACGGCGGCCTGCACCTGGTACGGCCCGGGTCGCCCGACGGCGAGCGCCGTCTCGAGCTCGGCCACGCCCTCGGCGATCTCGTCGTGCCGCCAGCGCGCGCGGTCCTGCTCCGCGAGGGTCCGTGTCGCGCCGTCCGTGCCGACGCGCTCGTCGCGGCGCGCGTGCTGGAGCAGCAGGAGGGCGAGCAGCCCGCGGGCCTCCGGCTCGTCGTCGAGCAGGCGTGCGGCCAGGCGCGCGAGACGGACGGCGACGCCGGCGAGCGCCCGCCGTTCGGCCGATCCCTCGACCACGTCGGCGGGCTCCGCCCAGGCGTCGTAGCCCTCCGTGAAGAGCACGTACAGGACGGCGAGGACGCCGTCGACACGCTCCGCCCGGAGCTCGGCGGGCGGCACCCGGAACGTGATCCCGGTCGCGCGGATGCGGCGCTTGGCCCGGACGAGGCGCTGCGCCATCGTCGCCTCGGGGACGAGGAAGGCCCGCGCCACCTGGGCCGTCGTCATGCCGGTCAGCGACCGCAGGGTCAGCGCGACCCGGGCCTCGGCGGGCAGCGCCGGGTGGCAGCACGTGAACAGCAGGCGCAGGAGGTCGCCGTCGGGGTCGTCGAGGTTCCACGCGTCGTCGTCGAGGCCGACGGCGACCTGCTCGACGACGGGGTCGGCGGTGCTGCGGCCGTCCCAGGGTCCTGCGTCGACGCGGTCCCCCAGACGCGCCGCCGCGGCGACCCGCTCCGACTCGACCCGGCGCCGTCGGAGCACGTCGATCGCGTGCCGGCGTGCCGTCGTCGTGAGCCAGGCGCCGGGCCGATCCGGGACGCCGTCGCGGCCCCACGTGCGCAGCGCGGTCGCGAACGCCTCCTGCGCCGACTCCTCGGCGAGGTCGAGGTCGCCCGTGCTGCGCGCGACCGCGCCGAGGACGCGTCCCCACTCGGTGCGGAACGCGTCCTCGACGGCGCGGCTCGTGGCCGTCACGACCGGCAGGTCACGACCCGTCGAGGTCGAGCGGCCAGGCCGGGTGCAGCTCGATCGCGCCGCCGTACGCCATGGGGTGCTCGGACGCGATGGCGATCGCGGTGTCGAGGTCGGGCGCCTCGAGGACGTCGAACCCGGCGATCGTCTCCTTGGTCTCGGAGAACGGCCCGTCGGTGACGAGGACCTTGCCGCCGCGCACCCGGACACCGACGGCGTCCTCCGCCGGGCGCAACCGGTCGCCGACCACGGCGGCCCCGCTGCCGTAGTGGCGGTCGACCCACTGCTCGATCGGGGGCGCGGCCTCGGCCTCCTCGGGGCGCAGGTCGGGGTCGTGCGGCGTGCCGAGCACGAGCATCAGGTAGCGCATCAGAGGTCCTCCGCCCTCGTCGTCGCGGGCCGGCGGAGCGCCGTCGGCCCGTAGAGCAGCACGTCGGCGACGTCGATCCCGTCGCCGACGCTGCGCCGTCCGTCACGGTAGCGGAGGTCCGGCGGCTGCTCCCGGTTCGCCGCGAGGATCGTCTCCAGAAAGGTCATGGTGCCTCCTTCGTCGGTGCGGCCCGTGCGGCCGCTCATCAGGACGACGAAGCCCGGGTGGCGAGATCGACACCTCGCGCGGACGAGTTCTCGGAGCGGTCTCGCGTCAGAGGAGCGTCGCCGCGTGGGCCGCAGGGACGACGAGCGTGGACAGGCTCGGGTGCCACAGCGGCGTCGTGTGCCACGCGAGGGTCAGGCGTTCGCCGGGGCGGCCGGTCGCGACGAGGCGGTGCGGCGACGTCGGGAGCACCACGTGCGCCTCGACGGTGCCGTCGGGCAGCGCGCGGCCGCGCGCCGAGACGACGAGCACAGGGTCGACGACCGGGCCTGCGGCGGGCCCGGAGCCCCCGGCGGCGTGGGGCCAGGGCAGGACGCGGGTCGTCCAGCGGTCCTCGGCAACGGGGACCGGCTGCCCGCCGACGTCGAGGCGCCAGGAGTACGGGGACCCGGCCCGGACGGCGTGGAGCGTCCACGGCACCGGGCTGATCACGTCCTGCGGCGTCGGCTCCGGGTCGAGCTCCTGGTCGAGGATGCCCGGCCACGCGTCGAGCATCGAGAGCCGGTCGGCGAGGCGGGCGGCGGAGTCCCGGTCGGGCGGCAGCGAGGTTCCGTCCTCGCCCGTCCGCTCGACGAACGCCCAGATCGCGTCGAGGGTGGGCTGGGCGCTGCGCGTCGCGCCGCGGTAGCCGATCGCGAGCGCGCGCTCGGGGACGGCGACCGCGAACTGTCCGTACGCGCCGTCGGCCCGGAACCCGTGCCGGCTCGTCCACACCTGGTAGCCATAGCCGCGCGACCAGTCCGGCGGTTCGCCGCCGGCCACCCCGGGCGCGCCGCCGTGCTCCGCAGTGTCCGACCAGGGCTCGCGCATCGCGGCCAGCCACGCGGGCGGGATCACGGTGACGCCCGCATACCGGCCGCCGTCGGCCATCGCGACGGCGAGGCGCGCCATCTCGGCGGTCGTCACGTGCAGCCCCGAGAAGCCCTGGTCGAGTCCGTCGATCCCGACCCACCACGGGTGCGTGATCCCGAGCGGATCGAGCACGCGCGGGCGCAGGTAGGCGAGCAGCCGCTCACCGGTCACCGCCGTGACGACCGACGACAGCGCGCGCGACGCGGGCGAGCTGTACGCGAAGTGCGTGCCCGGCGCGTGCTCGGGCGGGGTCGCGAGCAGGCGGGGGAGGTCGAACCCGATCTCGGCGAGCTCGCCGGACGTGTGACCGGTGCTCATCGTCAGCAGGTGCCGCACGGTGAGGCCGGTCGGGTCGGGCAGGCCGAGCAACGCCCCGACGAGGTCGTCGACCTGGAGGCGACCCTCCGCCACGAGGTGCCCGACGGCGAGCGCCGTGAACGTCTTCGAGACGGAGTAGACGAGGCCCGGCAGCGGCGCGTCGTGCGGCGCCCAGGACGCCTCGACGACCGGGACGCCGGCGCGCGCGACGACGAGGCCGTGCGGGTCGAGCCCAGCGCCCTCGAGCGCGTCGAGCAGCTCGAGGACCGCGGCGGACGGGATCCCGTGCGCCTCGGGAGAGGGCGCGGTCGTGCCCGGGTGGGCTACGGCTGCGGTCACCGGCTCGGTCGCTGGCTGAGTCACGTGCTCAGTAGATCGTGCGGCCGTGCGCGTCGGCCACGCCGGACGCGCGCAGGAAGTAGGTGCACACGTGGTCGCGCCACTCGCGCGCCGAGCGGAGCTGCTCCGCGAGGCGCTCGGTGACGCGCTCGAACACCGCGTCGTCGACCACGCCGCGCAAGCCCTCCCACGTGCGGACGTACTCCTCGACGCGCTCGACGCCGGCGAAGTGCGTGTCGTACACGTGCTGGACGACGGTCGTGCCGTCGTGCAGCACGTGCCCGTACGGCACGTGGTGGAAGAACAGCAGCAGCTCGTCCGGGCACGTGTCGAGCGACTCGTAGACGTCGCGCCACGGCGCGGGGTACTGGCCGGTGTAGCCGGTCCCGGTCGCGCGGGTGCGGTCGACGCCGATGCCGTCGCGGTCGGCGAAGTGGTACGTGCCCCACGGCGAGTACTCGTAGCCGTCGACCGACGGCCCGTAGTGGTGCCCCGGGTTCACCATGAAGCCCACGCCGAGGGGGGCGGTGTACGCCTCGTAGGTGCGCCACGAGTCGTCGAGGACGGCGTGGAGCGCCGCCCGGACGTCGGGGTCGACGGTGCGGTCGGCGCCGGCGGGCGACGGGGACGCGAACGTCAGGGAGACCCACTCGTCGAGGACGCCGGCCGGGTCGAGCGTCGGGTCCCACGCGAGGCGGCCGAACGCGTAGAGGTTCGCCTGCGCGAGCGGGTGCCCGGTCCAGAACGCGTCGTCGCCGACGTTCGACACCGCCGCGATCCCGCCGCCCCGTGCGGCCACGACCTGGGGCGAGGCGTCCGGCCCGGCGCCCCCGACGACGTCGGACACGGTGGGGGAGCCGTCGTCCCCCTCGACCGGGCCCCACGGCCGGAACCGCAGGATCTCGCTCCACCACGGGCCCAGGTAGCACGCGTGCCGCTGCTGACCCGTGTACTCCTGCGTCACCTGGAGCTCGACGGCGAGGCGCGTGCGCGGCATCGCGGCGAGCACGGGCGAGACGGGCTCGCGCGTCTGGAAGTCCAGGGGGCCGTGCTTGACCTGCACGACCACGTTCTCGTCGAACCGCCCGTCGAGCGGGGCGAAGTGGTCGTACGCGGCGCGCGCCCGATCGGTCGAGCGGTCGCGCCAGTCCTGGGTGTGGTTGTAGACGAACGCCCGCCAGTGCACCGTCCCGCCGAACGGGGCGAGCGCCCGCGCGAGCAGATTCGCGCCGTCGGCGTGGTCGCGCCCGTACGCGAACGGTCCCGGCTGGCCCTCGGAGTCCGCCTTGACGACGAACCCGCCGAAGTCGGGGATCGCCCCGTACACGCGAGCGACGGCGTCCGCCCACCACGCCCGGACCTCCGGGTCGAGCGGGTCCGACGTCGTGAGCCCGCCGAGGACGATCGGCGAGGCGAAGCTCACCGACAGGTGTACCCGGATGCCCCACGGCCGGAACGCCGCGGCGACGCGCGCGACGTCGGGCAGGCCGTCGGTGAGGAGCCGCGCCTCGCGCGCGTGCACGTTGACGTTGTTGATCGCGACCCGGTTCACGCCCGTCGCCGCGAGCAGGCGCGCGTACTGCTCGACGCGCGAGAGGTCCTCGCGCACCTGCCCGTCCGCGTAGAAGATCGAGCCGCCCGCGTACCCGCGCTCGACCTGGCCCATGACCGGGTGCACGTCGACGTTGTCCCAATGGTCGAGCATGCGCAGCGCGTGCGCGGGCTCGTGGTGGCCTGCGGTGTGGCCGGCCGGGTCCGTCGTCCCGGTGCGCACCACGTGGAACCACGCATGGAGGACGGCGGCGTCGTCGTCCGCCGCGACCTCCACGCGGCCGTCACGGTGCGCGACGACGAAACCCTCGCCGCCGGGGACGGCGCCGGTGTCGCGCAGGACGAGGTCGGCGTCGCCGTCGACGAGGGTCGCGCCTGCACGGCGGGCCTCGCCGCGGACGGTCTCGGCGAGCGGGCCGTCGCCCGCGACGAGCACGGTGCGCCCGCGCAGGAACGACGTCGCGGCGTCGGGCAGCCAGGCGGGGTGCACGGACGGGTGGTCCGGGGTGGTCACGGGGTCTCTCCTGGGGGAACGGTCTGAGCGGGCGTGCGTGAGATGGTCGCGAGACCGGGCCGCCGCGGCGACCACGTCATGCATTCAACGGCGGGTAGGACGCCTTCGGCAGGTGGTAGGCGAGGTCGACGGCGGTCTCCAGCGCCTCGTCGAGGTCGAGGCGGTGCTCGGCGACGAGGCGGGCGAGGTGGCCGGCGTCGATCCGGCGCGCGAGGTCGTGGCGGGCCGGGACGGAGCAGAAGGCGCGCGTGTCGTCGACGAAGCCGCTCGTGTTGTAGAAGCCCGCGGAGTCGGTCGCGGCCTCGCGGAAGCGGCGCATGCCGTCGGGGGTGTCGAGGAACCACCACGGCGCGCCGAGCCGCAGCGCCGGGTAGACGCCCGCGAGCGGGGCGAGCTCGCGCGAGAACGTGTCCTCGTCGACGGTGAACGCGATCATCCGGAAGCCCGGGTGGTGGCCGAACGCCTCCAGGACCGGGCGCAGCGCGCGGACGTACTCGGTGCGCTCGGGGATGTCGTAGCCCTTGTCGGGGCCGTACGCCTGCACGACGCCGGAGCAGTGGTCGCGCAGGACGCCCGGGTGGAGCTGCATGACGAGCCCGTCCTCGGCCGACATCGCGGCCATCTGGAAGAGCATGTGGGCGGAGAAGGCCCGGGCGTCCGCCGCGGTGGCCTCGCCGCGCAGCGCGCGGTCGAGGATGCGGGCGGCGTCGACGTCGTCGAGGGGCGTGGTGTCGGCGGTCAGGTGGCCGTGGTCCGTCGCGCGGGCGCCGGCGGCGACGAACGCGGCGCGGCGCGACCGGAGCGCATCGAGGTAGGACCGGTAGTCGACGACGTCGGTCCCCGCCGCCGCGCCGAGCTCGGCCACCTGGGTGGCCCAGTCCGCACGGTCGACGTGCAGGAGCGGGTCGGGGCGGAACGTCGGCACGACCCGCTCGCCCCAGCCGTCGGCCGCGAGGCGCGCGTGGTCGGCGAGCGGGGACTGCGCGGGGTCGGTCGTCGCGAGGAGCTCGAGGCCGAACTGCTCGAACAGCGCACGCGGCCGGAACTCGGGGCGCGCGAGGCGGTCGATCAGGTGGTCGTACAGCACGTCGGCGGTCTGCGCCGACGGCTTCACCGTTGCGCCGAACACCTCGACGAGCGCGTGCTCGGTCCAGTAGCGCGTCGGGGTGCCCCGGAACAGGTGCCAGCCCGCGCAGAACCGGCGCCAGATCTCGCGCGGGTCCGTCTCGGCGGGCGGGGTGCCGTCGGGCGCGCCGGGCACGGGCGCGACGCCGAGGTCCTGGACGCCGCGCACGCCCGGTGCGCCGTGCGGCGACGTGCTCTGCGCGACGAGCATGCGCACGAGGTAGTGGTCCGGCGTCACGAACAGCGCGGCGGGGTCGCCGAACGGGGCGTCGTCGGCGAGCAGCGCGGCGTCGACGTGCCCGTGCATGGAGACGATCGGCAGGTCGCGCGTCGCGGCGTAGACCTCGCGGGCGAGCGGTCGGAGCACGGGGTCGGCGGGGAGCGCGCGGTCGGGGTGCAGGGACCACGGCGCCATCGCGGTGGTCGGGTCCAGGTGGGCCGTGCTCGTCACGGGTTCCTCCAGTGGCGTCGTTGCGAACGTTTGCATCCTACGTCATCGGTGTTCTGATGTGCCACGACCCCCGAGCGCTACAATCGTTCGCAGCCCCCGTCTCCCCACGGGGTCCCCAGCCCCGAGGAGGCAGCCGTGGTCACCGTCCGTGACGTCGCCCGCGAGAGCGGGGTGTCGATCTCCACGGTCTCCCGCGCGCTCGCCGAGCCTGAGCGCGTCGCCCCGGAGACGCGCGACCGCGTCGTCGCCGTCGCCAACCGCCTCGGGTACCGGCCCAACCGCGCCGCGAGCGGGCTGCGCGCCGGCCGCACCGGAGCGCTGGGGCTCGTGGTGCCCGACCTGGAGAACCCCTACTTCGCGTCCGTGACCAAGGGCGTGCAGGCGCGGGCGCGCCAGACCGGCCACGCCGTCTTCGTCGTCGACGCGGGGGAGGACCCCGCGCTCGAGACCGAGCTCGTGACCGGTCTGCGGTCCCAGACGGACGGGCTCGTGCTGTGCTCCCCGCGCGCCGCCGAGGCGGACCTCGACGCCGCGCGCGACGCCCCCGTCGTCCTCGTCAACCTCCGGCACGACGGCGTCCCCTCCGTCTCCTCCGACGACGCGCACGGCGTCGTCCTCGCCGTCGAGCACCTGCGCGCGCTCGGCCACCGCCGCGTCGCGTACGTCGGCGGGCCCGACCGGTCGTGGTCGGACGCGCGGCGCCGCGCCGGCCTCGACGCCGTCCGCGAGCGCTACCCGGACGTCGAGACCGTGACCGTCGGGTCGTTCCGCCCCCGCGTCGAGGGCGGTCGTGCGGCGGCCGACCTCGTCGTCGCGTCCGGCGCGACGGCGGTGCTCGCCTACAACGACCTCGTCGCCCTCGGCCTCGTGGCCCGCCTGCGCGAACGGGGCGTCGACGTCCCGCGCGACCTCAGCGTCGTCGGGTTCGACGACACGTTCGTCGCGACCCTCGCCTCCCCGCCGCTGACCACGGTCCGCACGGACCTCGCGCAGCTCGGCGCCCGCGCCGTCGACCGGCTGGTCGCGGCGCTCGGCACGCGCCGCCCCGACGTCGCCGCCACCGTCGGGACACCCCCCGAGGAGTCGGCGGACGACGTCCTCCCGGTCGAGCTCGTCGTCCGCGACTCCACGACCCTCGCCCCCACCGGCCAGCCGGTCCCGCCGAGATAGGGCCTCCCGTCTCCGGGTAGAGCTCGCGGGGCTCTACCTCGCGACCGAAACCTCTACCTCGCGCTGCCCGGGTTCTTCCTCGGCAGACGACGGACCCGGGGCTGCCTCGTGCGCCGGGGTGGCGCACGAGACAGCCCCGGGTCCGGGACCGGGTCGGTCAGCCGCAGGACGGCTGGCCGTGCTCCGGCGTCGCGACGGTCTCCCGCTCGTCAGAGGTGTCGGACGGACGGGCGGTGACGGTCACGGATCCGGCCGCCGGGTCCTCGACGCCCCGGACGGCGAACGACTGGTAGGCGTTCTTGCCGGGGGCGACGTCGGTGAACGTCTTGGACCCGTACGGCGTGTCGAGGACGACGTCCAGCGGGACGGTGTCCTCGTTGAGCGCGCGGACGGCGACGTACGGCGTGCCCGCGAGGCACCGGACCTCGGCGGTCGCGGTGATCGCGACCTCCTCCTGGCCGGGCTCCTCCACGCTGGGGAGGCGCTCGATCCAGATGTTGCGGAACCGGGGGTTGAGGCCGGGGTCGCCGTGGTCCTGGAGCTTGATGTACCCCGACGTGGGTCCCTCTGCCCGGCCGTTTCCGGTCTTGCCGGTGACCGCGACGTCGTCGTGCACGACCTGCCCGTTCCACACGAGGGTGATGCGGGCGTCCTCGGTCTTCTTGCCGTCGGGACCGAACCGCGCCGCCCGGAACTCGAGGTCGTACGTCTGCCACGTGCCCATCGGGGTCGCGGCGTTCACGTCCGGGGCCTTCTGGAGGTAGATCGACCCGGCGTCGTTGTTCTTCGGCGGGTCGATGCCGAAGGACTCGAGCACCTGCACCTCGTACCGCTCCTGGATGTAGACGCCGCTGTTGCCGCGGGCCTGGCCCGTGACGTCGGGCGCGTGCTCGGGCTGGTACCACTCGACGTGCATCCGGAAGTCGTCGAACTTCTCCTTGGTGCGGATGTCGCCGCCGAACGACTCGACGGAGCCGTCGGCGATCGGCCAGGTCGCGGGCCCGCCGCCGTTGACGGCCGCCCACTGGTCGAGGTCGTCGCCGTCGAACAGCGCGATGCGCTCGGTCGGGGTGACCGTGAGGCTGTCGAGGTTGACGTGCCCGATGTCGTCGTCGTCGTGCCGGATCGTGATGGTGTTGGCGCCCTCGCGCAGCGGCACGGTCTCGACCTGGGTGGCCCAGGTGGACCAGGCCACCGTGCTGTCGAACCAGACCTGCTTGATCTTCTCGCCGTTGACGTAGAGGCTCAGGTTCCTCGGCAGCGGCGCGGGGTCGCTGTTCTGGCCGTTGGCGTAGCGGATCGCGAGGTCGTGCAGGCCGGCCTCCTCGGTGCGGACGGCGAACGTCGTCTGCGCACCCGGCTCCCAGTTGCGGTCCACGAACCCGGACCCCGAGTAGCCGGCGTGGTTGCTGTTCCACCCGGCCCCGCCCTCGATGTTCGCTGCCTCGGCCTCGTAGACCGGCGGCGCGACGGACCCGTCGGGCAGGCGCGTGAGGGTGTACCAGGCCTCGGTGCTCCACAGCTCCTGGCCGCTCTCCGACGCGAACGGGCGCGGGGAGTGGACGTTCACGACGCGGCCGGGCTTCAGCCCGTCGATCTGGAGCGTGACGGTCTTGCGGTCCTCCGAGACGGTCGCGGCCGCGACGTCGAGGTCTTCCTCGTCGACCTTCGGGCCCCCGTACTGCGGGGTCGCGACGTAGCGCCACTGCGCGGCGGTGTACTTCGACGCGAGGTCCTGTGCCGTCTCCTCGGACAGCGGCTGCGTGTACTCGATCTCGAAGCCGCCCTCGACGGCCCGCATCGCGAGCATGTCGAACGCGTTGTTGTCGTCGTACGTGAGCTTCTGCAGGCCGTAGGAGAGCTTGCCCGCCTGGCCCCAGTTGCCGGACCAGCCGATGCCACCGACGTAGATCGCACCGTCGGGGCCGACGCTCGTCCGGCTGACGCCGGACTCCAGGCCCTGCGTCATGCGGAAGACGGCACCCTGCTCCTGGCCCGCGACGTCCTCGAGGTAGGCGCGCTGCAGGCCGCCGTACGTGACGTCGCCGATCGCGAGCTGACCGGCGAACACGCCCTCGGTGAGCACGACCGGGTTGCTGGGCGAGTTCGAGATCTCGCTGTGCGGCATCCACAGGACCGGCTCGGTGACGGGCTGGTCGTCGTAGGGGCCGTCGGGGTTGGTGAAGTGGTTGTAGAACGCGCCTTCCTCGACGCGCACGAGCTTGGACGTCGGGATGCGGACGCCCTGGTTGTCGGCGACGTACATGGCGCCGTCGGCGCCCCAGCCGAGCCCGTTCGGGGTGCGCAGGCCGCCCGCGACGTACTCGACCTCGCCGGTCTCCTTGCTGATCTTCATGACCGAGCCGCGGTTCTCCGCGAGCTGTGGGTCGAGCGAGTTGCCGCCCGGCACCATCGCGATGCCGGTCGTGATGTAGAAGTAGCCGTCCTCGTACAGGAGGCCGAACGCGAACTCGTGGTAGTTGCCGCCGAACGGCCAGGTCGCGATCGTGTCGTACTCGTCGGCGACCTCGTCGCCGTCGGTGTCGACGAGCGCGGTGAGGCCGTCCTTCTCGGACACGTAGATCGTGCCGTCGACGTACTTGAGGCCCATCGGCTCCGTCAGGCCCTCCGCGACCTGGGTGTACGTCACCTCGTCCGCGCCGGTGTCCCCCTGGACGTGGTCGACCAGGTACACCGCGCCGAGCTGCGTGAGCCGGTCGCCGCCCCACGTGGAGATGGCCAGACGGCCGTCGGGCAGCCAGTCCATGCCGGTCACCTGGGGCTGGAAGCCCTCGGGGCGCAGGTCGGTGAGCGTGTAGTCGGGGTGCACCTCGGTGAGGGGCAGGCCGTCGCCGGGGGCCTCGGTGACGCCCTCGCACTGCTTGCGGCCGGGCGAGGTGACGCGCGTGACGTCGGCGTCGGTGCTCAGCACGGAGTTCGGCACGACGACGTAGCCCGACGCGCCCGGCGGGCGCCACTCGAGCTTGAGCCGCTGGTCGAACTCGCCGTCGAAGTGGTCGATGCGCAGCGCGCGGTACCCCGCCTCGAGCGCGATCGACCCCTCCTTGGGCGTCGCGCCGTGGCGTCCCGGGTGGTCGACGACGAGCTCGTCGTCGAGCAGCAGCCGCGCGCCGTCGTCGTTCGTGATCCGGAAGTCGTACGTCCCGGCCTCGGGGACGTTCAGGTACCCCGTCACCTCGGTGACGAACTTGTCCGTGAGCCCGAAGTCGGCCGCCGTGGTCCAGTCGATGGTCGGCATGATCTTGTCGACGTTGGGCGTCTGCCCCGGCTTGAGCGTGCAGTAGTCGTCGAGGATGACCTGGACGTCGAAGACGCGCAGCGTCACGCCGGGCTCCTGCGGGCGGATGTCCGCCTGCGTCGCGGCAGGTGCCACGGCGGGCGCGGCGGTCGGCACCGCGGCCTGGGCCGTGAGGACGCCGGACGGCACGGCCAGGGCGGCGAGCGCCGCCACGACGGCGCGCCGTCTTCTGCGTCGGTGCCCGGGCGTGGCGTGCGGGGGTGGTGCGTCGGTCGAGGGGTGTTCCATCAGCCTGCCTCTCCGTCGAGGACCGTGCGTCGGACTGCGCACAGGGCG
Protein-coding sequences here:
- a CDS encoding alpha-glucuronidase, coding for MTTPDHPSVHPAWLPDAATSFLRGRTVLVAGDGPLAETVRGEARRAGATLVDGDADLVLRDTGAVPGGEGFVVAHRDGRVEVAADDDAAVLHAWFHVVRTGTTDPAGHTAGHHEPAHALRMLDHWDNVDVHPVMGQVERGYAGGSIFYADGQVREDLSRVEQYARLLAATGVNRVAINNVNVHAREARLLTDGLPDVARVAAAFRPWGIRVHLSVSFASPIVLGGLTTSDPLDPEVRAWWADAVARVYGAIPDFGGFVVKADSEGQPGPFAYGRDHADGANLLARALAPFGGTVHWRAFVYNHTQDWRDRSTDRARAAYDHFAPLDGRFDENVVVQVKHGPLDFQTREPVSPVLAAMPRTRLAVELQVTQEYTGQQRHACYLGPWWSEILRFRPWGPVEGDDGSPTVSDVVGGAGPDASPQVVAARGGGIAAVSNVGDDAFWTGHPLAQANLYAFGRLAWDPTLDPAGVLDEWVSLTFASPSPAGADRTVDPDVRAALHAVLDDSWRTYEAYTAPLGVGFMVNPGHHYGPSVDGYEYSPWGTYHFADRDGIGVDRTRATGTGYTGQYPAPWRDVYESLDTCPDELLLFFHHVPYGHVLHDGTTVVQHVYDTHFAGVERVEEYVRTWEGLRGVVDDAVFERVTERLAEQLRSAREWRDHVCTYFLRASGVADAHGRTIY
- the uxaC gene encoding glucuronate isomerase, which codes for MAPWSLHPDRALPADPVLRPLAREVYAATRDLPIVSMHGHVDAALLADDAPFGDPAALFVTPDHYLVRMLVAQSTSPHGAPGVRGVQDLGVAPVPGAPDGTPPAETDPREIWRRFCAGWHLFRGTPTRYWTEHALVEVFGATVKPSAQTADVLYDHLIDRLARPEFRPRALFEQFGLELLATTDPAQSPLADHARLAADGWGERVVPTFRPDPLLHVDRADWATQVAELGAAAGTDVVDYRSYLDALRSRRAAFVAAGARATDHGHLTADTTPLDDVDAARILDRALRGEATAADARAFSAHMLFQMAAMSAEDGLVMQLHPGVLRDHCSGVVQAYGPDKGYDIPERTEYVRALRPVLEAFGHHPGFRMIAFTVDEDTFSRELAPLAGVYPALRLGAPWWFLDTPDGMRRFREAATDSAGFYNTSGFVDDTRAFCSVPARHDLARRIDAGHLARLVAEHRLDLDEALETAVDLAYHLPKASYPPLNA
- a CDS encoding RNA polymerase sigma factor; the encoded protein is MTATSRAVEDAFRTEWGRVLGAVARSTGDLDLAEESAQEAFATALRTWGRDGVPDRPGAWLTTTARRHAIDVLRRRRVESERVAAAARLGDRVDAGPWDGRSTADPVVEQVAVGLDDDAWNLDDPDGDLLRLLFTCCHPALPAEARVALTLRSLTGMTTAQVARAFLVPEATMAQRLVRAKRRIRATGITFRVPPAELRAERVDGVLAVLYVLFTEGYDAWAEPADVVEGSAERRALAGVAVRLARLAARLLDDEPEARGLLALLLLQHARRDERVGTDGATRTLAEQDRARWRHDEIAEGVAELETALAVGRPGPYQVQAAVAALHDEASDADATDWPQILGLYDVLLDLTGSPVVALNRAVAVAEVHGADAGLTAVGAVAAEPALAGYHLLPAVRAELLVRAGRPMDAVVDLRRALALVDREGDRRLLQRRLAGLASSP
- a CDS encoding LacI family DNA-binding transcriptional regulator — encoded protein: MVTVRDVARESGVSISTVSRALAEPERVAPETRDRVVAVANRLGYRPNRAASGLRAGRTGALGLVVPDLENPYFASVTKGVQARARQTGHAVFVVDAGEDPALETELVTGLRSQTDGLVLCSPRAAEADLDAARDAPVVLVNLRHDGVPSVSSDDAHGVVLAVEHLRALGHRRVAYVGGPDRSWSDARRRAGLDAVRERYPDVETVTVGSFRPRVEGGRAAADLVVASGATAVLAYNDLVALGLVARLRERGVDVPRDLSVVGFDDTFVATLASPPLTTVRTDLAQLGARAVDRLVAALGTRRPDVAATVGTPPEESADDVLPVELVVRDSTTLAPTGQPVPPR
- a CDS encoding YciI family protein, whose amino-acid sequence is MRYLMLVLGTPHDPDLRPEEAEAAPPIEQWVDRHYGSGAAVVGDRLRPAEDAVGVRVRGGKVLVTDGPFSETKETIAGFDVLEAPDLDTAIAIASEHPMAYGGAIELHPAWPLDLDGS
- a CDS encoding serine hydrolase domain-containing protein — encoded protein: MTQPATEPVTAAVAHPGTTAPSPEAHGIPSAAVLELLDALEGAGLDPHGLVVARAGVPVVEASWAPHDAPLPGLVYSVSKTFTALAVGHLVAEGRLQVDDLVGALLGLPDPTGLTVRHLLTMSTGHTSGELAEIGFDLPRLLATPPEHAPGTHFAYSSPASRALSSVVTAVTGERLLAYLRPRVLDPLGITHPWWVGIDGLDQGFSGLHVTTAEMARLAVAMADGGRYAGVTVIPPAWLAAMREPWSDTAEHGGAPGVAGGEPPDWSRGYGYQVWTSRHGFRADGAYGQFAVAVPERALAIGYRGATRSAQPTLDAIWAFVERTGEDGTSLPPDRDSAARLADRLSMLDAWPGILDQELDPEPTPQDVISPVPWTLHAVRAGSPYSWRLDVGGQPVPVAEDRWTTRVLPWPHAAGGSGPAAGPVVDPVLVVSARGRALPDGTVEAHVVLPTSPHRLVATGRPGERLTLAWHTTPLWHPSLSTLVVPAAHAATLL